In Kwoniella pini CBS 10737 chromosome 5, complete sequence, the following are encoded in one genomic region:
- a CDS encoding V-type proton ATPase subunit E produces MSFFHIVIVAAVVAAIAAVAWFVMPKGKNQTLLRTAVLLTLTCCYLMWAITYLAQLHPLIKPRRSDLRSEY; encoded by the exons ATGTCATTCTTTCACATCGTTATCGTCGCAGCCGTTGTAGCTGCCATAGCCGCTGTTGCTTGGTTCGTCATGCCAAAAGGCAAGAATCAAAC TTTACTTCGAACAGCTGTTCTTCTCACTCTTACTTGTTGCTATCTTAT GTGGGCTATCACATATCTCGCTCAATTACATCCTCTCATCA AACCTCGGCGATCAGATCTACGTTCAGAATATTAA